One genomic window of Sphingobacterium oryzagri includes the following:
- a CDS encoding 30S ribosomal protein S16, translated as MATKIRLQRHGKKGKPFYHVVVADSRAPRDGKFIERIGSYNPNTNPATIILDFEKALDWVNKGAQPTDTARTILSTKGVLYKKHLQGGVKKGAFDDAKAEELFAKWSEGNDAKIEGKKSGLAQTKEEAKKAALTAEAKKNADKAAAVAAKNAPVEEAPAAEEAETEAPASEETEG; from the coding sequence ATGGCAACTAAAATCAGATTGCAAAGACACGGTAAAAAAGGTAAACCTTTTTACCACGTAGTAGTAGCAGATTCACGTGCTCCACGTGATGGTAAATTCATCGAACGTATCGGTTCTTACAACCCAAACACCAATCCAGCGACGATCATCTTGGATTTCGAAAAAGCATTGGATTGGGTAAACAAAGGTGCACAACCTACGGATACAGCTCGTACCATCCTTTCTACAAAAGGCGTACTTTACAAAAAACACTTACAAGGTGGTGTTAAAAAAGGTGCATTTGACGATGCAAAAGCTGAAGAGCTTTTCGCAAAATGGTCTGAAGGTAATGACGCAAAAATCGAAGGTAAGAAAAGTGGCTTAGCACAAACTAAAGAAGAGGCTAAAAAAGCTGCTCTTACTGCTGAAGCTAAGAAAAATGCAGACAAAGCTGCTGCTGTTGCTGCTAAAAACGCACCTGTTGAAGAGGCTCCAGCTGCTGAAGAAGCAGAAACTGAAGCTCCTGCATCAGAAGAAACTGAAGGATAA
- the rimM gene encoding ribosome maturation factor RimM (Essential for efficient processing of 16S rRNA) has product MNISDAFCIGYITKTRGLKGEVQLFFEFEDYMELDFDMLFLEMNKKLVPYFVDTIKVQKNSTAYLNLEDVDHIDKAQPLVKKKAYLPNDKMPERDPDDFRYSDLVGFLVIDEQEGEIGSITAVQELPQQFVATVDFHGHELLFPLNEDLILDIDMQEQIIEVELPEGLVDLYRGEE; this is encoded by the coding sequence ATGAACATATCGGACGCTTTTTGTATAGGATACATCACCAAAACTCGTGGTTTAAAAGGAGAAGTACAATTATTCTTCGAGTTTGAAGATTATATGGAACTGGATTTCGATATGCTTTTTCTGGAGATGAACAAAAAGCTGGTTCCTTATTTTGTGGATACGATTAAGGTACAAAAAAATAGCACAGCCTATTTGAATCTGGAAGATGTCGATCATATCGACAAAGCGCAGCCACTGGTGAAGAAAAAAGCCTACCTCCCCAATGACAAAATGCCCGAGAGAGATCCTGATGATTTCAGGTATAGCGATCTTGTCGGATTTTTAGTAATCGACGAGCAAGAAGGCGAGATTGGCTCCATAACCGCTGTACAAGAACTGCCGCAACAATTTGTTGCTACGGTAGATTTTCATGGACACGAGTTGTTATTCCCGCTTAATGAAGACTTGATATTAGATATCGACATGCAAGAACAGATTATCGAAGTTGAGCTACCTGAAGGCTTAGTTGATCTCTATCGCGGCGAAGAATAA